In Lycium ferocissimum isolate CSIRO_LF1 unplaced genomic scaffold, AGI_CSIRO_Lferr_CH_V1 ctg22405, whole genome shotgun sequence, a single genomic region encodes these proteins:
- the LOC132043272 gene encoding uncharacterized protein LOC132043272, protein MCRGIILLKYFTILYLILVILLQFFQTCSAWKSKHYCPPSACGHIRNISYPFRLKTDPIYCGFPLYELACEGNQTVISLSSKKLYVQAINYDNQTLRLVDPTLQTQDICSLRPRLTFRQYNRFFDPYYYTNGYIKRVAEPMFMFNCPFAINSTSTFGCILSGHTFLKIGEMNASEVIDGCRAEFIGLTSWPDIKDDNNISLSDFHQAISYGFELSYLKLRFKQRISKDYMFVYFFNFF, encoded by the coding sequence ATGTGTAGGGGAATCATTCTGCTAAAATATTTCACAATACTATACTTAATCCTTGTCATCCTTCTGCAGTTTTTTCAAACATGCAGTGCTTGGAAGAGCAAACACTATTGTCCCCCTTCTGCTTGTGGTCATATCCGTAATATAAGTTACCCTTTCCGCTTAAAGACCGATCCAATATATTGCGGTTTTCCATTATATGAATTAGCTTGTGAAGGTAACCAAACTGTTATATCGTTATCCTCCAAGAAGTTGTATGTGCAAGCCATCAACTATGATAACCAGACACTTCGCCTAGTAGATCCAACTTTACAAACACAAGATATATGCTCTCTGAGACCTCGGCTTACCTTCCGACAATACAATAGATTCTTTGACCCATATTATTATACTAATGGATATATTAAAAGAGTAGCagagcctatgttcatgttCAACTGTCCATTTGCTATTAATAGTACTTCTACATTTGGCTGCATATTAAGCGGACACACTTTCTTAAAGATTGGAGAAATGAATGCATCTGAAGTCATTGATGGATGCAGAGCAGAATTTATAGGGCTGACCTCTTGGCCTGATATTAAAGATGACAACAACATTTCCCTTTCTGATTTTCATCAAGCAATCAGCTATGGCTTTGAGCTCTCTTATCTGAAACTGCGATTTAAACAAAGGATAAGTAAGGACTACATGTTTGTttacttcttcaattttttttaa
- the LOC132043271 gene encoding rust resistance kinase Lr10-like codes for MSNPLIRVLEMSILFFLVFCPLLCLGERLEGCEDSRCKTHGPIIHFPFRLSHQPKHCGYPGFELQCNSQGDTILELPSSVHLVVEEIDYVSQQIHLYDPDGCIAAKLPQLNLSQSHLKYLEYVEDPTVLFNCSEPFTRDYGGYFGSLVQCLGSSGYDIYAVSSTTSLRFLPGACTKIHQYPYTESAFTDKKLQLNWSIPLCGNCESKGMDCGFKDRTKLLETHCFNRTMTHKGIITKQPLVAGVILGAALVCIIVFSIYKLYLTRKNERESRVRLEKFLEDYKAIRPTRYSYAEIKKITDDFNEKLGEGSYGTVYKGRLSSEINVAVKVLHDSKGKGEEFINEIGTIGTIHHVNVVRLVGYCADGFRRALIYEYLPNDSLERFILPVSSSSDSVSVISWNKLQHIALGTARGIEYLHQGCDQQILHFDIKPQNILLDHNLNPKICDFGLAKLCSKEKSAVTMTAARGTIGYIAPEVLSRNFGKVSHKSDIYSFGMLLLEMVGGRTKMVPKTNNQSKVNSLEWIYRHLENREELKIRIEEEGDGAIVRKLAIVGLWCIQWHPIDRPSIKEVTQMLEGDGSHLNLSPNPFMATDMPKLNASPHSEELDVILEIE; via the exons ATGAGTAACCCTCTAATTAGAGTTTTAGAAATGTCcatcttatttttcttagtATTTTGTCCATTGCTTTGTTTAGGAGAAAGACTAGAGGGTTGTGAGGATTCTAGGTGCAAAACTCATGGTCCCATCATTCATTTTCCATTCAGACTTAGTCATCAACCAAAACATTGTGGCTATCCTGGCTTTGAACTACAATGTAACAGTCAAGGTGACACCATCCTTGAGCTCCCATCGTCTGTTCACTTAGTTGTTGAAGAAATTGATTATGTCTCACAGCAAATTCACCTTTATGATCCTGATGGGTGCATAGCAGCCAAGCTACCACAACTGAATTTATCACAATCtcatttaaaatatttagaatATGTTGAAGATCCCACAGTCCTATTCAATTGTTCTGAACCATTCACAAGAGATTATGGAGGTTATTTTGGTTCCTTGGTTCAATGTCTTGGTTCTTCTGGTTACGACATATATGCTGTTTCTTCTACTACTTCCCTCAGATTCTTGCCTGGGGCTTGCACAAAAATCCACCAGTACCCATACACAGAGTCAGCATTTACTGACAAGAAGCTGCAGCTGAATTGGTCTATCCCACTCTGTGGAAACTGTGAGTCCAAAGGAATGGATTGTGGTTTCAAGGATAGAACCAAGCTATTGGAAACTCATTGTTTCAATCGAACTATGACCCATAAAG GTATTATTACCAAGCAGCCCCTGGTTGCAG GTGTCATTTTAGGTGCAGCTCTTGTTTGCATTATTGTTTTCTCAATTTATAAGCTATATTTgacaagaaaaaatgaaagagagagtCGAGTTAGATTagaaaagtttttggaagaCTACAAGGCCATCAGACCAACAAGATATTCTTATGctgaaattaagaagataacaGATGATTTTAATGAAAAGTTAGGAGAGGGAAGTTATGGAACTGTTTACAAAGGCAGACTTTCCAGTGAAATCAATGTTGCAGTAAAAGTCCTACATGATTCCAAAGGTAAAGGGGAAGAATTTATCAATGAAATCGGAACAATTGGGACGATCCATCATGTTAACGTGGTCCGGCTGGTTGGTTATTGTGCTGATGGGTTCAGACGAGCTCTGATATACGAATACCTACCAAATGATTCACTTGAAAGGTTCATTTTACCAGTGAGCTCGAGCTCCGATAGTGTCTCAGTAATCAGCTGGAACAAGCTTCAACATATTGCTCTTGGCACTGCAAGAGGGATTGAGTATCTTCACCAGGGATGTGATCAGCAAATCCTCCATTTCGATATCAAGCCACAAAACATCCTTTTAGACCACAACTTGAACCCAAAAATATGTGATTTTGGCCTAGCCAAACTgtgttcaaaagaaaaaagtgcAGTCACTATGACTGCTGCTAGGGGAACCATTGGCTACATTGCACCAGAAGTGTTATCAAGAAACTTTGGTAAAGTTTCTCATAAGTCTGATATTTATAGCTTTGGAATGCTCTTGTTAGAAATGGTTGGTGGTAGGACGAAGATGGTTCCTAAGACGAATAACCAAAGCAAAGTGAATTCATTGGAATGGATTTATAGACATTTGGAGAATCGGGAAGAATTGAAGATTCGGATAGAGGAAGAAGGGGATGGTGCAATTGTGAGAAAGTTAGCTATTGTTGGACTTTGGTGCATTCAGTGGCATCCAATTGATAGGCCTTCAATAAAAGAAGTTACTCAGA